A single window of Hymenobacter sp. APR13 DNA harbors:
- the yihA gene encoding ribosome biogenesis GTP-binding protein YihA/YsxC: MQIRDASFLMSNTRVDQCPPPTLPEYAFIGRSNVGKSSLINMLMERKGLAKTSSLPGKTQLINHFLVNKEWYLVDLPGYGYAKVSKDSRVKWGRMINFYLRQRENLSCVFVLIDSRHTAQAVDLEFMEMLGTEGIPFVMVFTKADKQSGSRTHQNVTEYMRKMSESWDEVPRHFVTSAEEKTGRDEVLAFIEDVNRQMAQTEEIV, encoded by the coding sequence ATGCAAATTCGTGACGCTTCTTTCTTAATGAGCAATACGCGGGTAGACCAATGCCCGCCGCCCACGCTCCCCGAGTATGCCTTTATCGGCCGCTCCAACGTGGGCAAATCCTCGCTCATTAATATGTTGATGGAGCGCAAAGGGCTGGCCAAAACATCTTCCCTGCCGGGCAAGACTCAGCTTATCAACCATTTCCTGGTTAATAAAGAATGGTATCTGGTTGACTTGCCGGGCTATGGCTACGCCAAAGTCAGCAAGGACAGCCGCGTGAAATGGGGCCGCATGATTAATTTCTATCTGCGCCAGCGCGAAAACCTGTCCTGCGTGTTTGTGCTGATTGACTCCCGCCATACGGCCCAGGCCGTGGACCTGGAATTCATGGAAATGCTCGGCACTGAAGGCATTCCGTTTGTGATGGTATTCACCAAGGCCGACAAACAATCGGGGAGTCGCACGCACCAGAACGTGACGGAATACATGCGCAAAATGAGCGAATCGTGGGATGAGGTGCCGCGCCATTTCGTTACGTCGGCGGAGGAGAAAACGGGCCGCGACGAGGTGCTGGCCTTCATCGAGGACGTGAACCGGCAGATGGCCCAAACGGAGGAGATTGTGTAG
- a CDS encoding peroxiredoxin yields the protein MAVLVGKRAPSFKATAVIDSEFEEDFSLDRYLGKKHVIFYFYPADFTFVCPTEIIAFQDRLADFEAKGVAIVGCSTDTHFSHFAWLQTPRDNGGIEGVKYPLVADATKTIAANYDVLGGHYDYNEAGEMTFVGSPLAYRGLFLIDKDGIVRHQVVNDGPLGRSIDEAMRMVDALQYFEVKGEVCPANWEEGKEAMSATREGVANYLGKQANH from the coding sequence ATGGCAGTTCTCGTAGGCAAGCGTGCCCCTTCTTTCAAAGCTACCGCTGTAATTGACAGCGAATTCGAAGAGGATTTCTCCCTCGATCGTTACCTGGGCAAGAAGCACGTCATCTTCTACTTCTACCCCGCCGACTTCACGTTCGTTTGCCCCACCGAAATCATTGCTTTCCAGGATCGTCTGGCCGACTTTGAGGCCAAGGGCGTGGCCATTGTAGGCTGCTCGACGGATACGCACTTCTCGCACTTTGCCTGGCTGCAGACGCCGCGCGACAACGGCGGCATCGAAGGCGTGAAATACCCACTGGTGGCCGACGCCACCAAAACCATTGCGGCCAACTACGACGTGCTCGGCGGCCACTACGACTACAACGAAGCCGGCGAAATGACTTTCGTGGGCTCGCCTCTGGCCTACCGCGGCCTATTCCTGATTGATAAGGACGGCATCGTGCGCCACCAGGTAGTAAACGACGGTCCCCTCGGCCGTAGCATCGACGAAGCCATGCGCATGGTGGACGCGCTGCAGTACTTCGAGGTGAAGGGCGAAGTTTGCCCCGCCAACTGGGAAGAAGGCAAGGAGGCTATGTCGGCCACCCGCGAAGGGGTTGCCAACTACCTCGGCAAGCAAGCCAATCACTAA
- a CDS encoding energy transducer TonB, with amino-acid sequence MKKLSFALALGLLACSVPALAQKTKVKVKTDGPAPETVAPEAEPAAAAPAHQVGNVSKTIPVAEYYEGGQDALYAFIEKEKKYPILARRNRIQGTCIVSFTLNTDGTMSGIKLVKNIGGGCGEEALRVVRLLQFKKPDYAVLTSLPIVFKLPAPGQAAATE; translated from the coding sequence ATGAAAAAACTTTCCTTCGCGCTGGCCCTGGGCCTGCTGGCCTGCTCGGTACCGGCGTTGGCGCAGAAAACCAAAGTAAAGGTCAAGACCGATGGGCCGGCGCCGGAAACGGTAGCGCCGGAAGCCGAACCAGCCGCGGCAGCCCCGGCGCATCAGGTAGGCAACGTGAGCAAAACCATTCCGGTAGCCGAGTACTACGAGGGTGGCCAGGATGCCTTGTATGCCTTCATTGAGAAAGAAAAGAAATACCCGATTCTGGCCCGCCGCAACCGCATTCAGGGCACCTGTATCGTGAGCTTCACGCTGAACACGGATGGTACCATGTCGGGTATCAAACTGGTGAAGAACATTGGGGGTGGCTGTGGCGAGGAAGCGCTGCGCGTAGTACGCCTGCTCCAGTTCAAGAAGCCCGATTATGCCGTGCTGACCAGCCTGCCGATTGTATTTAAGCTGCCAGCCCCCGGCCAAGCCGCCGCAACTGAGTAA
- a CDS encoding Fur family transcriptional regulator → MTFHSEHTPPTPGQLRDRLAKAGLRATRQRLTILECLLQLPGHPTAEQVHRQVLQQVPNLSLGTVYKALDSFVEAGLTRRVASAEGGSRRYDADCSAHHHLICSDTQEILDFHDPQLDALLQEFFAQRNMPGFQAHTFSLHITGEKVAR, encoded by the coding sequence GTGACCTTTCATTCTGAACATACGCCGCCCACGCCGGGCCAATTGCGCGACCGACTGGCCAAGGCCGGCCTGCGGGCCACCCGGCAGCGCCTGACTATTCTGGAGTGCCTGCTGCAGCTGCCGGGCCACCCCACGGCCGAGCAGGTGCACCGGCAGGTGCTGCAGCAGGTGCCCAACCTGTCGCTCGGCACCGTGTACAAGGCCCTCGACTCGTTTGTGGAAGCCGGCCTCACGCGCCGCGTAGCCTCGGCCGAAGGCGGCTCGCGCCGCTACGATGCCGACTGCTCGGCACATCACCACCTGATCTGCTCCGACACGCAGGAAATCCTGGATTTCCACGACCCGCAGCTGGATGCCCTGCTGCAGGAGTTCTTTGCGCAGCGCAACATGCCCGGCTTTCAGGCCCACACCTTTTCCCTGCACATCACCGGCGAGAAAGTGGCCCGCTAG
- the fbp gene encoding class 1 fructose-bisphosphatase, translating to MNQHDKLALPVGTTLDRFIMRKQEDFPYATGELSQLLRDIALAAKIVNREINRSGLIDIAGAYGNRNVQGEDQQKLDVIANIRFIRALRNGGEVCTIISEEDEEVIQTGNVQGKYIVAIDPLDGSSNIDVNVSIGTIFSIYRRVSPTGAEGTMADCLQSGTHQVAAGYVIYGSSTMMVYTTGNGVNGFTYEPSLGEFFLSHPNIQSPKSGNVYSVNEGSSASFSPGMAAYVAHCKEQGYSARYIGSLVADFHRNLLKGGIYIYPSTQKSPKGKLRLMYECNPLAFIVEQAGGKASNGYMRTMEIEPLDMHDRCPLFIGSVDLVSQAEEFMARELAQAE from the coding sequence ATGAATCAACACGACAAGCTGGCGCTGCCCGTAGGCACTACTCTGGACCGTTTCATCATGCGCAAGCAGGAGGATTTTCCTTATGCCACCGGCGAGCTGAGCCAGTTGCTGCGCGATATTGCCCTGGCCGCCAAAATCGTGAACCGCGAAATCAACCGCTCCGGCCTCATCGATATTGCCGGCGCGTACGGCAACCGCAACGTGCAGGGCGAAGACCAGCAGAAGCTCGACGTCATTGCCAACATCCGCTTCATCCGGGCGCTGCGCAACGGCGGCGAGGTGTGCACCATCATCAGCGAGGAAGACGAGGAAGTCATCCAGACCGGCAACGTGCAGGGCAAGTACATCGTGGCCATCGACCCGCTCGACGGTTCCAGCAACATCGATGTAAACGTGTCCATCGGCACCATCTTCAGCATCTACCGGCGCGTATCGCCCACCGGCGCCGAAGGCACAATGGCAGACTGCCTGCAGAGCGGCACCCACCAGGTAGCGGCCGGCTACGTAATCTACGGCTCCAGCACCATGATGGTGTACACCACCGGCAACGGCGTCAACGGCTTCACCTACGAGCCCAGCCTGGGCGAGTTCTTCCTATCGCACCCCAACATTCAGTCGCCTAAATCGGGCAACGTGTACTCCGTAAATGAGGGCAGTTCGGCGTCCTTCTCGCCCGGCATGGCCGCCTACGTGGCCCACTGCAAGGAGCAGGGCTACTCGGCCCGCTACATTGGCTCGCTGGTGGCCGACTTCCACCGCAACCTGCTCAAGGGCGGCATCTACATTTACCCCTCCACCCAGAAGTCGCCGAAGGGCAAGCTGCGCCTTATGTACGAGTGCAATCCGCTGGCGTTCATTGTGGAGCAGGCCGGCGGCAAAGCCAGCAACGGCTACATGCGCACCATGGAAATCGAGCCACTCGACATGCACGACCGGTGCCCACTGTTCATCGGCTCTGTAGACTTGGTGAGCCAGGCTGAGGAGTTTATGGCCCGCGAACTGGCTCAGGCAGAGTAG
- a CDS encoding 3-deoxy-D-manno-octulosonic acid transferase → MSFLYSIVLRLYAWLLQLVAPFVPKAAQWVQGRQGLLPRIQAALQAETAPLAWFHCASLGEFEQGRPLMEAYAARFPGHKIVLTFFSPSGYEVRKNWPGAHYIFYLPLDTAANARAFLDAVQPQLAVFVKYEFWYFFLAELQRRRITTICVSAIFRPDQLFFQPGGGFFRKILGCFTHIFTQNQASAALLHGAGISQASVAGDTRFDTVVRTAAAQPRPLPLVDAFTDDWVPVFIIGSSWPEDLPALTPLMRQYAAQLRFIVAPHEISETTLRLVEDVLPGQVVRYSRAEPATVAQARVLLIDNVGLLSQLYRFGHFAYVGGAFGKGLHNTLEAAAFGLPLFFGPTYHKFQEAEDLVDLGCAFPVTSADELLRAFGPLFHQEEARLKVQDLSLDYVHDHSGATNKIMRWLEQSN, encoded by the coding sequence TTGTCTTTCCTCTATTCCATTGTCCTGCGCCTGTATGCGTGGCTGCTGCAGCTGGTAGCGCCTTTTGTGCCCAAAGCGGCGCAATGGGTGCAGGGCCGGCAGGGGCTGCTGCCCCGGATTCAGGCTGCCCTGCAGGCCGAAACCGCGCCGCTGGCTTGGTTTCACTGCGCCTCGCTGGGCGAGTTTGAGCAGGGCCGCCCCCTGATGGAGGCCTACGCCGCCCGCTTCCCCGGCCACAAAATCGTGCTGACGTTCTTTTCGCCCTCCGGCTACGAGGTGCGCAAAAACTGGCCCGGTGCCCACTACATCTTCTACCTGCCTCTGGATACGGCTGCCAACGCCCGCGCCTTTCTGGATGCGGTGCAGCCGCAGCTGGCCGTATTCGTGAAGTACGAGTTCTGGTATTTCTTTCTGGCCGAGCTGCAGCGGCGGCGCATCACCACCATCTGCGTGTCGGCCATTTTCCGGCCCGACCAGCTGTTTTTCCAGCCCGGGGGTGGTTTTTTCCGGAAAATCCTGGGCTGCTTCACCCACATCTTCACCCAGAACCAGGCCTCGGCCGCCCTGCTGCACGGCGCCGGCATCAGCCAGGCCAGCGTGGCCGGCGACACCCGCTTCGACACGGTGGTGCGCACCGCCGCCGCTCAGCCCCGCCCGCTGCCCCTCGTAGACGCCTTCACCGACGACTGGGTGCCCGTGTTCATCATTGGCAGCAGCTGGCCCGAAGACCTGCCGGCACTCACGCCGCTCATGCGCCAGTACGCCGCGCAGCTCCGCTTCATCGTGGCGCCCCACGAAATCAGCGAAACCACTTTGCGGCTGGTGGAGGACGTGCTGCCCGGCCAGGTGGTGCGCTACTCCCGCGCCGAGCCCGCCACCGTGGCCCAGGCCCGGGTGCTGCTCATCGACAACGTGGGGCTGCTCAGCCAGCTGTACCGGTTCGGGCATTTCGCCTACGTGGGCGGGGCTTTCGGCAAGGGCCTGCACAACACGCTGGAGGCCGCCGCCTTTGGCCTGCCGCTGTTCTTCGGCCCTACTTACCACAAATTTCAGGAAGCCGAAGACCTGGTAGACCTGGGCTGTGCCTTCCCGGTGACATCGGCAGACGAGCTGCTACGCGCCTTCGGGCCGCTGTTTCACCAGGAAGAAGCCCGCTTGAAAGTGCAGGACCTCAGCCTCGACTACGTACACGACCACAGCGGCGCCACCAACAAAATCATGCGCTGGCTTGAACAGAGTAACTGA
- a CDS encoding aspartate kinase, producing the protein MQESSQLKVYKFGGASVKDAAAIRNLGRIVQEYGAGAPLLIVVSAMGKTTNALEELFQLAHSGQDFTAPLAHLREFHANVAAELGVADEAAPTDSAAPLLATLFEQLGDRLATLLPGDYDRQYDQIVSFGELLATCIVARALRAQWLDCRPLIRTDHTWREGRVDWPTTERHLLAALPDLLAHGPVVTQGFVGGTASGQTTTLGREGSDYTAAIFAYCLQAGSVTIWKDVAGLLNADPKFFRDTVRYPEISYQETIEMAYYGASVIHPKTIKPLAVRRIPLLVKSFLDPSAEGTRIHDCRHGLLAPAFIRKDGQCLVSFESKDLTFISEENLEVIFGALAQVRLKIHLMQNSAISFSVCTEFSAYRLEKLLALLRDQFTIHYNTGLELYTIKNYDAASIQRLTEGRELLLEQRTRQTFQVVCRGQA; encoded by the coding sequence ATGCAGGAATCCTCTCAGTTGAAAGTCTACAAGTTTGGCGGCGCCTCGGTGAAAGACGCCGCGGCCATCCGCAACCTCGGCCGCATTGTGCAGGAGTACGGGGCCGGCGCGCCGCTGCTGATTGTGGTGTCGGCGATGGGCAAAACCACCAACGCTCTGGAGGAACTGTTTCAGCTGGCCCACAGCGGGCAGGATTTCACCGCCCCACTGGCCCACCTGCGCGAGTTTCATGCGAACGTAGCCGCAGAGCTGGGCGTAGCCGACGAGGCAGCCCCGACCGACAGCGCCGCCCCGCTGCTGGCCACCCTGTTCGAGCAGCTCGGCGACCGGCTGGCCACCCTCCTGCCCGGCGACTACGACCGGCAGTACGACCAGATTGTGAGCTTCGGGGAGCTGCTGGCGACGTGCATTGTGGCCCGCGCCCTGCGCGCCCAGTGGCTGGACTGCCGCCCCCTGATTCGCACGGACCATACCTGGCGCGAGGGCCGCGTAGACTGGCCCACCACAGAGCGCCACCTGCTGGCCGCGCTGCCCGACCTGCTGGCCCACGGCCCTGTCGTGACCCAGGGTTTCGTGGGCGGCACGGCCAGCGGCCAGACCACCACGCTGGGCCGGGAGGGCTCCGACTACACGGCGGCCATTTTCGCCTACTGCCTGCAGGCCGGGTCGGTGACTATCTGGAAGGACGTGGCGGGCTTGCTGAACGCCGACCCCAAGTTTTTCCGAGATACGGTGCGCTACCCCGAAATCAGCTACCAGGAAACCATCGAAATGGCGTACTACGGCGCCAGTGTCATCCACCCCAAAACCATCAAGCCGCTGGCCGTGCGCCGGATTCCGCTGCTGGTGAAGTCGTTTCTGGACCCCAGCGCCGAGGGCACCCGCATCCACGACTGCCGCCACGGCCTGCTGGCGCCGGCCTTCATCCGTAAGGACGGGCAGTGCCTGGTGTCGTTTGAGAGCAAGGACCTGACATTTATTTCTGAGGAAAACCTGGAGGTGATTTTCGGGGCGCTGGCGCAGGTGCGGCTCAAGATTCATCTGATGCAGAACTCGGCCATCAGCTTTTCGGTATGCACGGAATTCTCGGCCTACCGCCTCGAAAAGCTGCTGGCCTTGCTGCGCGACCAGTTCACCATTCACTACAACACGGGCCTGGAGCTTTACACCATCAAAAACTACGATGCGGCCAGCATCCAGCGCCTCACCGAGGGGCGCGAGCTGCTGCTGGAGCAACGCACCCGCCAGACCTTCCAGGTAGTCTGCCGCGGGCAGGCGTAG
- a CDS encoding DUF5606 domain-containing protein, translating into MPYDLKEIAAISGMPGLYRLVKPTRAGVIVEALNEQATRSVASARNKVSLLQEISIYTQDYDQTVPLTEVFDRIYQKHGSSLALTHKSDDRDLTAFMGEIIPDYDRDRVYMSDIKKLVQWYHVVSSRLEYQEAAEEATEAAAAETEAPAAAPAKKAAKKADDEATEEKPKAKKKAAEPAEEAEKAPKKSAKKKD; encoded by the coding sequence ATGCCCTACGACCTGAAGGAGATTGCCGCTATCAGCGGAATGCCCGGTCTGTACCGCCTCGTGAAGCCAACCCGCGCGGGCGTTATCGTGGAAGCCCTCAATGAGCAGGCCACCCGCTCCGTGGCCTCGGCCCGCAACAAGGTGTCGCTGCTGCAGGAGATTTCCATCTACACCCAGGACTACGACCAGACGGTACCGCTGACGGAAGTTTTCGACCGGATTTACCAGAAGCATGGCAGCAGCCTGGCCCTCACCCACAAGTCGGATGACCGCGACCTGACGGCGTTCATGGGCGAAATCATCCCCGACTACGATCGGGACCGGGTGTACATGTCCGACATCAAGAAGCTGGTGCAGTGGTACCACGTGGTAAGCAGCCGCTTGGAATACCAGGAAGCCGCTGAGGAAGCTACCGAAGCTGCCGCCGCTGAAACCGAAGCCCCCGCTGCAGCGCCTGCTAAGAAAGCAGCCAAGAAAGCCGACGACGAGGCTACGGAAGAAAAGCCGAAAGCCAAGAAGAAAGCTGCTGAGCCCGCCGAGGAAGCGGAAAAGGCTCCTAAGAAAAGCGCCAAGAAGAAAGACTAG
- a CDS encoding porin family protein, protein MATPHFRHQLHLHRTQVGQVALAGLLALAVPLSGLAQNKSRSSASRGKGGRVKSITVQNLPGYDDKWFHPGFYIAPNFSSYKVEQSPAYIANFGTSRGVTANSKISPGFAVGFVGDARLNDYLNLRFAPGVSFITRQIEFKPDGYTPNPANEDDPEEILTQEVGATQVDLPLLVKFHSERRRNTRVYVVGGLKPSVNVGTRRKDPDRNQLSVASSDLAIEYGVGLDLFYPFFKFAPELRFSHGLSNQHQGVDNIYSRSIQSLRSNTVTLYLTFE, encoded by the coding sequence ATGGCAACCCCTCACTTTCGGCATCAGCTCCATTTACACCGCACTCAAGTAGGCCAGGTTGCGTTGGCCGGCCTGCTGGCTCTGGCCGTGCCGCTCAGTGGGCTGGCGCAGAACAAGAGCCGGAGCAGCGCCAGCCGGGGCAAAGGCGGCCGCGTGAAGTCCATTACGGTGCAAAACCTGCCCGGCTACGACGACAAGTGGTTTCACCCCGGCTTCTACATTGCCCCCAACTTTTCGAGCTATAAGGTTGAGCAGTCACCGGCTTACATCGCCAACTTCGGCACGTCACGCGGCGTAACGGCTAATTCCAAGATCAGCCCCGGCTTCGCTGTAGGCTTTGTGGGCGATGCGCGGTTGAACGACTATTTGAACCTGCGCTTTGCGCCGGGCGTGAGTTTCATCACACGTCAGATTGAGTTCAAGCCAGATGGCTACACGCCAAACCCTGCCAACGAAGATGATCCGGAAGAAATCCTGACTCAGGAGGTAGGGGCCACACAGGTGGATTTGCCGCTGCTGGTGAAATTCCACTCGGAGCGTCGCCGTAACACGCGCGTCTACGTAGTGGGTGGCCTTAAGCCCAGCGTAAACGTGGGCACGCGTCGCAAAGACCCGGACCGCAACCAGCTGTCGGTGGCCAGCAGTGACCTAGCCATTGAGTATGGTGTGGGCCTCGACCTGTTTTACCCGTTCTTCAAGTTTGCCCCCGAACTGCGCTTCTCGCATGGCCTGAGCAACCAGCACCAGGGCGTAGACAACATCTACAGCCGCAGCATCCAAAGCCTGCGCAGCAACACAGTGACGCTGTACCTGACCTTTGAGTAA
- the ubiE gene encoding bifunctional demethylmenaquinone methyltransferase/2-methoxy-6-polyprenyl-1,4-benzoquinol methylase UbiE, with amino-acid sequence MAVVPYKDDTAGKKSQVAHMFNSIAGKYDFLNHFLSAGTDIYWRRKAVSELKQLRPARILDIATGTADFAIETLRAASADAQVTGVDISEGMLAVGRKKLEAKGLTNRIRLELGDSENLPFPDGHFDAVTASFGVRNFENLAIGLAEMRRVLRPGGKLVILEFSKPTAFPMKQAYNFYFRHILPVFGKLISKDRAAYTYLPESVQAFPDGPDFLAILRQVGFTSPAWQPLTFGISSIYTALK; translated from the coding sequence ATGGCCGTAGTACCTTACAAAGACGACACCGCTGGCAAAAAGTCACAGGTGGCGCACATGTTCAACAGCATTGCCGGGAAGTACGACTTCCTCAACCACTTCCTGAGTGCGGGCACCGATATCTACTGGCGGCGTAAGGCCGTGAGCGAGTTGAAGCAACTGCGGCCGGCCCGGATTCTGGATATTGCTACCGGCACAGCCGACTTCGCCATCGAGACACTGCGGGCGGCTTCGGCCGACGCGCAGGTGACGGGGGTGGATATTTCGGAAGGAATGCTGGCGGTTGGGCGTAAAAAGCTGGAAGCCAAAGGCCTCACCAACCGTATCCGGCTGGAGCTGGGTGACTCGGAGAATCTGCCGTTTCCGGACGGCCACTTCGACGCCGTAACGGCTTCGTTTGGGGTGCGCAACTTCGAAAACCTGGCTATTGGCCTGGCCGAGATGCGGCGGGTACTGCGGCCGGGCGGCAAGCTCGTGATTCTGGAGTTTTCCAAGCCCACGGCCTTTCCCATGAAACAGGCCTACAATTTTTACTTCCGGCATATTCTGCCGGTATTTGGCAAACTCATTTCCAAAGACCGCGCCGCCTACACGTACCTGCCCGAATCGGTGCAGGCTTTCCCGGACGGCCCCGACTTCCTGGCTATTCTCCGGCAGGTTGGCTTTACTTCTCCCGCATGGCAACCCCTCACTTTCGGCATCAGCTCCATTTACACCGCACTCAAGTAG
- a CDS encoding OmpA family protein: MAQPALAQSTRQQLKTANKLFDQENYRASIPYYEQVLAKEPNNALALFRAGISYMSFDKEKASDYIYKAQKLKPKVSKDVEYWLGRVDHLNYNFDEAITHYQAYNATLKPKDTRKAQLAQLIQHSKNAKVQFNSPKDIFVKNLGPTINTPYSEHSPVISQDDKILLFTSRSDNMSAQSVAQDAKNNKKDKNLATDGQYYENIYEARRIDDENWEKPRSLSTVLNGKGHDASIQVFDNDTKLLMYRNDENGDIMYAEKSGADWTEPKKLNDNINSKAFESDAYITPDGRTIYFSTGKYSEDGTLDIYYATRQQGGDWGTAKPVAGINTKYDDDSPYLSKDGRTLYFASRGHNTMGGYDIFKSDYDSVGNKWGRPENMGYPVNTPDDDTYYRLSPNGSYAYLSSYRIGGYGEKDIYTINYIKNAIIRGKVFSKRDSTTVIPGVELVFSGTQADKTALSYRDVTKPETGDYQVNVLSGRTYQVAASKDGQNVATEEFAIPVSTNDSTVIEKNFYVDYVDTSSVAGVAMKPIYFDTDKYKLRAESITELNNIAAILAANPGVNISIEGHCDSRNTDEYNMVLGQNRADAAYNYLKKQGVGETRMVTVSYGERRPAAGNDTPENMQLNRRVEFRTILKEGEAMPTMTPPAAPTSATPVRTTPLQPGKSKVKMADGTKVKTKVDEDSDKVKVKTKGASDEKSKTVTKEGTIDAKTKDANGEKTKVKTDND; encoded by the coding sequence GTGGCCCAGCCTGCGCTGGCCCAGAGCACGCGCCAGCAGCTTAAGACGGCAAATAAGTTATTCGACCAAGAAAACTACCGGGCCTCCATTCCTTATTATGAGCAGGTTCTGGCAAAGGAGCCCAACAACGCACTGGCGCTGTTCCGTGCCGGTATTTCTTATATGTCGTTTGACAAAGAGAAAGCCAGCGACTATATCTATAAAGCTCAGAAGCTGAAGCCTAAGGTTTCGAAGGACGTAGAATATTGGCTTGGCCGTGTTGACCACCTCAACTACAACTTTGATGAGGCCATCACGCACTATCAGGCGTACAATGCCACGCTGAAGCCCAAGGACACGCGCAAAGCTCAACTGGCGCAGTTGATTCAGCACTCGAAAAATGCCAAGGTGCAGTTCAACAGCCCCAAGGACATCTTCGTGAAGAACCTGGGCCCTACGATCAACACGCCTTACTCGGAGCACAGCCCCGTGATTTCGCAGGACGACAAGATTCTGCTGTTCACGTCGCGCTCCGATAACATGAGCGCCCAATCGGTTGCGCAGGACGCCAAGAACAACAAGAAAGACAAGAACCTGGCGACTGACGGTCAGTACTACGAAAACATCTACGAAGCGCGCCGCATCGACGACGAGAACTGGGAGAAGCCCCGCTCGCTGAGCACGGTGCTCAACGGCAAAGGCCACGATGCTTCGATTCAGGTGTTCGATAACGACACCAAACTGCTGATGTACCGCAATGACGAAAACGGCGACATCATGTACGCCGAGAAGTCGGGCGCTGACTGGACCGAGCCGAAGAAGTTGAACGACAACATCAACTCCAAAGCCTTCGAGTCGGACGCATACATCACCCCGGATGGACGGACCATTTACTTCTCTACGGGTAAATACTCGGAAGACGGTACGCTGGACATCTACTACGCTACCCGTCAGCAGGGTGGCGACTGGGGCACGGCTAAGCCTGTTGCTGGCATCAACACCAAATACGACGACGACAGCCCGTACCTGAGCAAGGATGGCCGGACGCTGTACTTCGCTTCGCGTGGCCACAACACCATGGGCGGCTACGACATCTTCAAGTCGGACTATGATTCGGTAGGCAACAAGTGGGGCCGTCCGGAGAACATGGGCTACCCTGTGAATACGCCTGATGATGACACGTACTACCGTCTGAGCCCGAATGGCTCGTATGCGTATCTGTCGTCGTACCGCATCGGTGGCTACGGTGAAAAAGATATCTACACCATCAACTACATCAAGAACGCCATCATCCGGGGCAAAGTGTTCAGCAAGCGCGACAGCACCACGGTAATTCCCGGCGTAGAGCTGGTATTCAGCGGCACTCAGGCCGACAAAACGGCCCTGAGCTACCGCGACGTAACCAAGCCCGAAACCGGCGACTATCAGGTGAACGTGCTTTCGGGCCGTACGTACCAAGTAGCTGCTTCCAAGGATGGTCAGAACGTAGCCACGGAGGAATTTGCAATACCCGTATCGACCAACGATTCGACGGTCATTGAGAAGAACTTCTACGTTGATTACGTAGACACGAGCTCGGTAGCTGGTGTGGCTATGAAGCCTATCTACTTTGATACCGACAAGTACAAGCTGCGGGCTGAAAGCATCACGGAGTTGAACAACATTGCCGCTATCCTGGCTGCTAATCCTGGTGTGAACATCTCGATTGAAGGCCACTGCGACTCGCGCAACACCGACGAGTACAACATGGTACTGGGTCAGAACCGTGCGGATGCTGCTTACAACTACCTGAAGAAGCAGGGTGTAGGCGAAACCCGTATGGTAACGGTTAGCTACGGCGAGCGTCGTCCGGCAGCCGGCAACGACACGCCAGAAAACATGCAGCTTAACCGCCGCGTAGAGTTCCGTACGATTCTGAAGGAGGGTGAAGCCATGCCAACCATGACGCCTCCTGCTGCCCCAACTTCGGCCACTCCAGTGCGCACTACGCCACTGCAGCCCGGCAAAAGCAAGGTGAAGATGGCTGACGGCACCAAGGTGAAAACCAAAGTGGACGAGGACAGCGACAAAGTGAAAGTGAAAACCAAAGGTGCTTCGGACGAGAAAAGCAAGACGGTGACCAAAGAAGGTACCATTGATGCCAAGACCAAAGACGCCAACGGCGAAAAGACCAAAGTGAAGACGGACAACGACTAA